TTTAGCCTTCTCCATATTTTCTAGGTTCAGAGTTTCCTTAATATAAAAAAAATATCTTCTTGTAAATACAGATTTTTCTGTTGTAATTTGATACCGGTATACTCTTGATTTCGCCGAGAATCTTGCATTAAAAGTCTCTGGCATCAATTCGCATTCTTTTACAAAAATATCCCTTCCTATATTCCCATTTAAAGCGTTTTTTAATTCTTCTGGATCAAAACTCTGAGGACAAAAAAAAGAAGCTACTTGTCCAAGAGCATGAACTCCTTTATCTGTTCTTCCTGAACCTATCACTTTTATCTTCTCTCCGAAAATTTTCAAAAGGGCTTTTTCCAATTCTCCTTGAACGGTTCTTTTCCCAGGTTGGACCTGCCATCCGTAAAAATCAGTCCCATCATACTCCAAAACTATCTT
This window of the candidate division WOR-3 bacterium genome carries:
- the truA gene encoding tRNA pseudouridine(38-40) synthase TruA, with the translated sequence MENVKIVLEYDGTDFYGWQVQPGKRTVQGELEKALLKIFGEKIKVIGSGRTDKGVHALGQVASFFCPQSFDPEELKNALNGNIGRDIFVKECELMPETFNARFSAKSRVYRYQITTEKSVFTRRYFFYIKETLNLENMEKAKEALLGWHNFENLSTKDSGFCELRRLEIQREGKNIFIEVEADRFLRRMVRGIVGLLIAVGEGKIEPEDAEKIIEGQRRRLPIVPPFGLFLLEVKY